The Pseudomonas berkeleyensis genome includes a region encoding these proteins:
- a CDS encoding bifunctional helix-turn-helix transcriptional regulator/GNAT family N-acetyltransferase, with protein MHADKYLVEEIRAISRTMVRELGFMGGDFAGTDLSPSAVHALIEIEQGEITARDLGARLRLEKSSVSRMLSKLVASGELQETPGKDDGRVKMLSLTAAGKQRVAAIHDFARAQVIAALERLKPGQGQLVLEGMRLYTQALDITSGHPDRSLNIEIVQGYRPGIIARITDMHALYYSRESGFGQRFESVVASGLAEFCNRLENPGNAIWTACLDGQIVGSVAIDGQDMGENVAHLRWFILSDEARGGGVGKKLLDAALSFVDERNFTETHLWTFSGLHAARHLYETRNFVLAEERPGAQWGKEVLEQRFVRPRP; from the coding sequence ATGCACGCTGATAAGTACCTGGTTGAAGAAATTCGCGCGATCTCTCGAACAATGGTTCGCGAGCTTGGATTCATGGGGGGAGACTTTGCAGGAACCGACCTCTCGCCGTCAGCCGTGCATGCCCTGATCGAGATCGAGCAAGGAGAGATCACGGCGCGTGATCTCGGTGCTCGGCTTCGACTCGAAAAGTCGAGCGTGAGCCGTATGCTGAGCAAGCTGGTGGCGTCCGGTGAGCTGCAGGAGACGCCGGGGAAGGACGATGGCCGCGTCAAGATGCTCTCTCTGACCGCTGCGGGTAAGCAGCGTGTGGCGGCAATCCACGACTTCGCCCGCGCTCAGGTCATTGCCGCTCTGGAGCGTTTGAAACCTGGCCAGGGCCAGCTTGTACTCGAAGGCATGCGGCTTTATACCCAGGCGCTCGATATCACGTCGGGCCACCCTGATCGTTCACTCAATATCGAGATCGTGCAGGGATACCGACCAGGCATCATCGCCCGTATCACGGACATGCATGCGCTGTATTACTCACGCGAGTCAGGTTTCGGCCAGCGCTTCGAGTCCGTAGTGGCGAGCGGGCTCGCCGAGTTTTGCAATCGCCTGGAAAACCCAGGAAATGCCATCTGGACGGCGTGTCTCGATGGTCAGATCGTAGGTTCCGTGGCCATCGATGGCCAGGACATGGGCGAGAACGTAGCGCATTTGCGCTGGTTCATTCTCTCCGATGAGGCCCGTGGCGGTGGGGTGGGGAAAAAGCTGCTGGACGCGGCCCTGTCGTTCGTCGATGAACGGAATTTCACTGAAACGCACCTATGGACCTTCTCCGGACTGCACGCCGCACGCCATCTCTATGAAACACGCAACTTCGTACTGGCAGAGGAGCGGCCAGGCGCGCAATGGGGCAAGGAAGTCCTGGAGCAGCGTTTTGTCAGGCCTAGGCCATGA
- a CDS encoding nuclear transport factor 2 family protein, whose translation MPSLTLPEPIAAYFAAEHNPEALVHCFTAQAVMKDDGHTYTGINAIKAFMAEASAKYSATSVPFAIEQEDGLQLVRANVSGNFPGSPIVLSYRFRLERGLIASLEITA comes from the coding sequence ATGCCTAGCTTGACCCTGCCCGAGCCCATCGCTGCGTACTTCGCCGCCGAACACAACCCTGAAGCCCTGGTGCATTGCTTCACGGCGCAAGCCGTGATGAAGGACGACGGTCACACCTACACGGGTATCAACGCCATCAAGGCCTTTATGGCCGAGGCGTCGGCCAAGTACAGCGCGACGAGCGTGCCCTTTGCCATTGAGCAAGAGGACGGATTGCAGCTCGTCCGCGCCAACGTCAGCGGCAACTTCCCAGGCAGCCCGATCGTTCTGTCGTACCGCTTTCGTCTTGAACGCGGCCTGATCGCATCACTGGAGATCACGGCATGA
- the epsC gene encoding serine O-acetyltransferase EpsC: MPHQHIADLEYLNPHLADSRAPRVNWQLEQIVEQLREARSDWRSRTSRNRELGSRELPSRQALEAIFEGLCGALFPMRLGPSDLRQESEDFYVGHTLDSALNSLLSQVRLELRYAARQQGDAEKDSEAEAIAIVRDFAAALPGLRRLLDSDVLAAYAGDPAARSVDEVLLCYPGILAVIHHRLAHHLYRAGMPLLARIGAEIAHSATGIDIHPGAQIGHSFFIDHGTGVVIGETAIIGNHVRIYQAVTLGAKRFTADESGQLLKGEPRHPIVEDDVVIYAGATILGRITIGKGSSIGGNVWLTRSVPPGSNVTQASLQHQASNTG; this comes from the coding sequence ATGCCCCACCAGCACATTGCAGACCTGGAATATCTCAACCCGCACCTGGCAGACAGTCGAGCGCCGCGCGTCAACTGGCAGCTCGAGCAGATCGTCGAGCAATTGCGTGAGGCGCGCAGCGACTGGCGCAGCCGCACCAGCCGTAACCGTGAGCTGGGCAGTCGCGAGCTGCCCTCACGGCAGGCGCTGGAGGCGATCTTCGAAGGCCTCTGCGGGGCGCTGTTCCCCATGCGTCTGGGCCCCAGCGACCTGCGCCAGGAAAGCGAGGATTTCTACGTCGGCCACACCCTCGACAGTGCGCTCAACAGCCTGCTGTCGCAGGTGCGCCTGGAGTTGCGCTATGCCGCGCGTCAGCAGGGCGACGCGGAGAAGGACAGCGAGGCCGAGGCCATCGCCATCGTGCGCGACTTCGCTGCCGCGTTGCCGGGCCTGCGCCGCCTGCTCGACAGCGACGTGCTGGCCGCTTATGCCGGCGACCCGGCGGCGCGCAGCGTCGACGAAGTGCTGCTGTGTTACCCGGGCATCCTCGCTGTCATCCACCATCGCCTGGCCCACCATCTTTACCGCGCCGGCATGCCATTGCTGGCGCGTATCGGCGCAGAAATCGCTCACTCCGCCACCGGTATCGACATCCATCCTGGCGCGCAGATCGGCCACAGCTTCTTCATCGATCACGGCACTGGGGTGGTGATCGGCGAGACTGCGATCATCGGCAACCACGTGCGCATCTACCAGGCCGTGACCCTTGGCGCCAAGCGCTTCACGGCCGACGAGAGCGGGCAGTTGCTCAAGGGCGAGCCGCGTCACCCGATCGTCGAGGATGACGTGGTGATCTACGCCGGCGCCACCATCCTGGGACGCATCACCATCGGCAAGGGCTCCAGCATCGGTGGCAACGTCTGGCTGACGCGCAGCGTACCGCCCGGCAGCAACGTGACCCAGGCCAGCCTGCAGCACCAGGCCAGCAACACCGGTTAA
- a CDS encoding LysR family transcriptional regulator, with the protein MRGSEFAELKAFVAIVERQSFARAAEHLGLSPSALSQTIRQLETRLGTRLLNRTTRSVAPSTSGEQLYNRIAPLFREMAVAVAEASEATGQISGTLRINTPGIAARTLIAPRLARFHQAYPDVLLDIVVDDALADIVLGRFDAGIRMGGRLEKDMVAVRLTPDLNMVAVASPDYLAHRGTPQSPAELQDHACINWRLQMDGRPYRWEFQERGQPLEVAVDGPVVTNHPDIGIAAALQGLGIAYHFEREAVGELLAQGRLIQVLADWSISRPGLFLYYPNRQHRPAALGAFIDCLLDRNLFDQPCSESHR; encoded by the coding sequence ATGCGCGGATCCGAATTTGCTGAGCTAAAAGCCTTCGTGGCCATCGTCGAGCGCCAAAGCTTCGCCCGCGCGGCAGAGCATCTGGGTCTCTCACCCTCCGCGCTCAGCCAGACCATTCGGCAACTCGAAACTCGCCTTGGCACACGCCTGCTCAATCGCACCACCCGCAGCGTCGCGCCCTCGACCAGTGGCGAACAGCTCTACAACCGCATTGCCCCCTTGTTTCGAGAGATGGCTGTTGCCGTCGCTGAAGCCAGTGAGGCGACAGGACAAATAAGCGGAACGTTGCGCATCAATACGCCAGGGATCGCCGCCAGAACCCTCATCGCCCCCCGGCTGGCACGCTTCCACCAGGCATACCCTGATGTGCTGCTCGACATCGTGGTCGACGATGCACTGGCCGATATCGTGCTTGGCCGTTTTGATGCGGGCATCCGTATGGGTGGCCGGCTTGAGAAGGACATGGTGGCCGTCCGCCTCACCCCGGATCTGAACATGGTCGCCGTGGCATCTCCGGACTACCTCGCACATCGAGGCACACCCCAGTCACCTGCCGAGTTGCAGGATCATGCCTGCATCAACTGGCGACTGCAGATGGACGGCAGACCTTATCGCTGGGAATTTCAGGAGCGAGGGCAGCCCCTGGAAGTGGCAGTCGACGGCCCCGTCGTCACCAATCACCCCGACATCGGCATCGCTGCCGCTCTACAAGGGCTCGGCATTGCCTATCATTTCGAGAGAGAAGCCGTGGGTGAGCTTCTGGCCCAGGGACGACTGATCCAGGTCCTTGCTGACTGGTCGATCTCGCGTCCAGGGCTGTTCCTCTATTACCCGAACAGGCAACACCGGCCAGCCGCCCTGGGGGCCTTCATCGACTGTCTATTGGATCGCAACCTGTTCGATCAGCCCTGTTCCGAGTCCCATCGATGA
- a CDS encoding family 2A encapsulin nanocompartment cargo protein cysteine desulfurase, with protein sequence MTTQLLTAEPQADGLPDLASLARLANELFAAKPGEVPRAGGEAPSLTAHEAPQTATAPAGTLDGLDLGSPQAYTAAIPQVYPGAAIVQPPGAGGAAAPSGYYFSDLPAPGVSDSATREDRVAARSDGLPGGDELAQVLQSLLGEPRSTTPSPTQTQTGAGQFYFLDQGSAPRLEKAPQASGQPQASGSFDVNAVRRDFPILQERVNGKPLVWFDNAATTQKPRQVIERISYFYEHENSNIHRAAHELAARATDAYEGARSTVRRFLGARSEEEIIFVRGATEGINLIANTFGRKFIGAGDEIIVSHLEHHANIVPWQQLAAEVGAKIRVIPVDDTGQIILEEYAKLLCPRTKLVSITQVSNALGTVTPVAEIIGLAHAVGAKVLVDGAQSVSHLRVNVQALDADFLVFSGHKIFGPTGIGVVYGKRELLEQLPPWQGGGNMIADVTFEKTVYQGPPARFEAGTGNIADAVGLGAALQYVERLGLENIQRYEHDLLVYATRGLSAIPGLRLIGTAAHKASVLSFVLDGYRTEEVGAVLNREGIAVRSGHHCAQPILRRFGVEATVRPSLAFYNTIGEVDLLVDTVQRLARRR encoded by the coding sequence ATGACTACCCAGTTGCTTACCGCTGAGCCCCAGGCTGACGGCCTGCCGGATCTCGCCAGCCTGGCGCGCCTGGCCAATGAGCTGTTCGCCGCCAAACCGGGCGAGGTGCCGCGTGCCGGCGGTGAGGCGCCCAGCCTGACCGCCCATGAAGCGCCGCAGACGGCGACTGCTCCGGCCGGCACCCTCGATGGTCTGGATCTGGGTTCGCCGCAGGCCTATACGGCGGCCATTCCACAGGTCTATCCGGGCGCCGCGATCGTGCAGCCGCCGGGTGCCGGTGGTGCGGCTGCACCCTCTGGCTATTACTTCAGTGACCTGCCGGCACCCGGTGTCAGCGATTCTGCAACGCGCGAGGATCGCGTCGCTGCGCGCAGCGATGGCCTGCCGGGTGGCGACGAGCTGGCCCAGGTGCTGCAATCGCTGCTGGGCGAGCCGCGCAGCACGACACCGTCACCCACGCAAACGCAGACCGGAGCGGGGCAGTTCTACTTCCTCGATCAGGGTTCGGCACCGCGCCTGGAGAAGGCACCGCAGGCATCCGGCCAGCCACAGGCTAGCGGCAGCTTCGATGTCAACGCCGTGCGTCGTGACTTTCCCATCCTCCAGGAGCGGGTCAATGGCAAGCCGTTGGTGTGGTTCGACAATGCCGCCACCACGCAGAAGCCACGCCAGGTGATCGAGCGCATCAGCTACTTCTACGAGCACGAGAACTCCAACATCCACCGCGCCGCGCACGAACTGGCGGCGCGTGCCACGGATGCCTACGAAGGTGCCAGGAGCACGGTGCGACGCTTTCTCGGTGCACGTTCGGAGGAGGAGATCATCTTCGTGCGTGGCGCCACCGAAGGCATCAACCTGATCGCCAACACCTTCGGTCGCAAGTTCATCGGTGCGGGGGACGAGATCATCGTTTCCCACCTGGAGCACCACGCCAACATCGTCCCCTGGCAACAGCTGGCGGCCGAAGTGGGCGCGAAGATCCGGGTGATTCCGGTGGACGACACGGGGCAGATCATTCTTGAGGAATACGCCAAGCTGCTCTGCCCGCGCACCAAGCTGGTCTCCATCACTCAGGTCTCCAACGCCCTGGGTACGGTGACGCCGGTAGCCGAGATCATTGGCCTGGCGCATGCGGTGGGTGCCAAGGTATTGGTGGATGGCGCACAGTCGGTCTCGCACCTGCGGGTCAACGTGCAGGCGCTGGATGCCGATTTTCTGGTGTTCTCCGGACACAAGATCTTCGGCCCCACCGGTATCGGTGTGGTTTACGGCAAGCGCGAGCTGCTCGAGCAACTGCCACCCTGGCAGGGCGGCGGCAACATGATCGCCGACGTCACCTTCGAGAAGACGGTGTATCAGGGGCCGCCTGCGCGTTTCGAGGCCGGCACCGGTAACATCGCCGATGCGGTGGGGCTGGGGGCGGCGTTGCAATACGTCGAGCGACTGGGGCTGGAGAACATCCAGCGCTACGAGCACGACCTGCTGGTCTACGCCACCCGTGGCCTGTCGGCCATTCCCGGGCTGCGCCTGATCGGTACCGCGGCGCACAAAGCCAGCGTGCTGTCCTTCGTGCTCGACGGCTACCGCACCGAGGAAGTCGGCGCCGTCCTCAACCGCGAGGGCATCGCCGTACGCTCCGGCCACCACTGCGCGCAGCCGATCCTGCGACGCTTTGGGGTCGAGGCTACGGTGCGACCGTCGTTGGCGTTCTACAACACCATTGGTGAAGTGGATCTGCTGGTCGATACCGTGCAGCGTCTGGCGCGCAGACGCTGA
- a CDS encoding SDR family oxidoreductase, translating to MSFDLQLNGLRAVVTGGTMGLGAAVVQTLVEAGARVAISARNVSVPPVEGVTYIGADLTTAQGVAHLAQAVLESWGGVDIVINVVGGSSAPGGGFAVLSDEHWLAELNLNLMPAVRLDRALLPSMLAQGSGVIIHVSSIQRMMPLPESTTAYAAAKAALTTYSKSLAREVTPKGVRVLSVAPGWIETEASVRFAERLAEQAGTDYEGGKRIVMEAIGGIPLGRPAKPQEVADLIVFLASPRAASIAGSEHRIDGGTISTL from the coding sequence ATGAGCTTCGACCTGCAACTCAATGGCCTGCGCGCTGTGGTCACCGGCGGCACGATGGGGCTTGGTGCTGCTGTCGTGCAGACCCTCGTGGAGGCTGGCGCCCGGGTGGCGATATCGGCGCGCAACGTGTCAGTACCACCTGTGGAAGGCGTCACCTATATCGGTGCCGATCTGACGACGGCACAGGGTGTTGCTCACCTCGCGCAGGCTGTCCTCGAGAGCTGGGGCGGTGTCGATATCGTGATAAACGTGGTCGGTGGATCAAGCGCTCCAGGTGGTGGCTTTGCCGTCCTCAGTGATGAGCATTGGCTGGCAGAGCTGAACTTGAACCTGATGCCTGCCGTGCGCCTGGATCGCGCGCTGCTACCATCCATGCTGGCGCAGGGCTCGGGTGTCATCATCCATGTGAGTTCGATCCAGCGCATGATGCCCCTGCCCGAGTCCACTACCGCCTACGCCGCCGCCAAGGCAGCGCTCACCACCTACAGCAAGTCCCTTGCGAGAGAGGTAACGCCTAAAGGGGTTCGTGTGCTGAGCGTCGCGCCAGGATGGATAGAGACCGAGGCGTCCGTAAGGTTTGCAGAGCGGCTGGCTGAACAAGCGGGAACCGACTACGAAGGCGGCAAACGAATCGTCATGGAGGCGATAGGCGGAATCCCTCTGGGTAGGCCGGCCAAACCTCAGGAGGTGGCCGATCTGATCGTCTTCCTCGCGTCCCCACGGGCGGCCTCGATTGCGGGATCCGAGCACCGCATCGACGGCGGTACCATCTCGACGCTGTAA
- a CDS encoding family 2A encapsulin nanocompartment shell protein, which produces MADNQDVRLALGDSAARQLANATKTVPQLSTITPRWLVHLLQWTPVEAGIFRLNKVKNPLNVQVACSQRDEAVLPQTFVDYEDAPREYFLNAVTTILDVHTRVSDLYSSPHDQIREQLRLTIETIKERQENELINNPEYGLLSSVDPAQRISTLGGPPTPDDLDELIAKVWKEPAFFLAHPLAIAAFGRECTRRGVPPPTVSLFGSQFLTWRGLPLIPSDKVPFDDDGKTKILLLRVGDKRQGVIGLYQPGVSGEQSPGLSVRFMGINRNAIASYLISLYCSLAVLTEDALAVLDDVEVDKYHDYPVAYR; this is translated from the coding sequence ATGGCTGACAATCAGGATGTACGCCTTGCCCTCGGCGACAGTGCCGCCCGGCAACTGGCGAACGCGACCAAGACCGTACCGCAACTTTCCACCATCACCCCGCGCTGGCTGGTACACCTGCTGCAGTGGACGCCGGTGGAGGCCGGCATCTTCCGCCTGAATAAGGTCAAGAACCCGCTCAACGTGCAGGTCGCCTGTTCCCAGCGCGACGAGGCGGTGTTGCCGCAGACTTTCGTCGACTACGAAGACGCGCCGCGCGAGTACTTCCTCAACGCGGTGACCACCATCCTCGACGTGCACACCCGCGTTTCCGACCTCTACAGCAGCCCGCACGACCAGATTCGTGAGCAGCTGCGCCTGACCATCGAGACCATCAAGGAGCGTCAGGAAAACGAGCTGATCAACAACCCCGAGTACGGTCTGCTGTCCAGCGTCGACCCGGCCCAGCGCATTTCCACCCTGGGCGGCCCACCCACCCCAGACGACCTCGACGAGCTGATCGCCAAGGTCTGGAAAGAGCCAGCGTTCTTCCTCGCCCACCCGCTGGCCATCGCCGCCTTCGGCCGCGAATGCACCCGTCGTGGTGTGCCGCCACCCACCGTCAGCCTGTTCGGCTCGCAGTTCCTTACCTGGCGCGGGCTGCCGTTGATTCCGTCGGACAAGGTGCCGTTCGATGACGACGGCAAGACCAAGATCCTGCTGCTGCGCGTCGGCGACAAGCGTCAGGGCGTGATCGGTCTGTACCAGCCGGGCGTGTCGGGCGAGCAGAGCCCGGGGCTGTCGGTACGCTTCATGGGGATCAACCGCAACGCCATCGCTTCCTACCTGATCTCGCTGTACTGCTCGCTGGCGGTGCTGACCGAAGATGCCCTGGCCGTACTCGATGACGTAGAGGTCGACAAATACCATGACTACCCAGTTGCTTACCGCTGA
- a CDS encoding rhodanese-like domain-containing protein: protein MPSADIASQPAVSIQRPTDLRSVLDVSSDELLERARARGQEQGSAYAGSLYPPEAWALVEAGEATLVDVRTFEELKFVGHVPNSLHVAWQTGPALIKNPRFLRELETKVPRDKPVVLLCRSGKRSAAAAIAATAAGFSQVFNVLEGFEGDLDAQRQRGESGGWRHWNLPWVQD from the coding sequence ATGCCGTCCGCAGACATCGCTTCTCAGCCTGCCGTTTCCATCCAACGTCCCACCGACCTGCGCAGCGTGCTGGATGTTTCCAGCGACGAATTGCTCGAACGCGCCCGCGCCCGTGGTCAGGAGCAGGGCAGCGCCTATGCCGGCAGCCTCTACCCACCGGAGGCCTGGGCGCTGGTCGAAGCGGGCGAGGCCACCCTGGTCGACGTGCGCACCTTCGAGGAACTCAAATTCGTCGGCCATGTGCCGAACAGCCTGCATGTGGCCTGGCAGACCGGCCCGGCGCTGATCAAGAACCCGCGTTTTCTGCGTGAGCTGGAGACCAAGGTGCCCCGCGACAAGCCGGTGGTACTGCTGTGCCGTAGCGGCAAGCGCTCGGCGGCCGCTGCGATTGCGGCGACGGCGGCAGGTTTCTCCCAGGTGTTCAACGTACTCGAAGGTTTCGAAGGCGATCTGGATGCCCAGCGCCAACGGGGCGAGAGCGGCGGCTGGCGGCACTGGAACCTGCCCTGGGTACAGGATTGA
- a CDS encoding ATP-dependent nuclease: MAKKSAVSEVVSLIEEGTPRPRLHKLIIQNFRSIGSTPVEIELDDIVVLVGANNAGKSSILRAYEIVMSHGSSAGKLNINDFPNGIVEREALPTIELQTIVFSDAPGERWLGVQANGEFLIRERWIWDSPTKDPMRQGFDVQKGDWDAQVPWGAPNVANAKRPRPHRIDAFASPDAQANEIINLISSLLKERVQQIKSDPAQALSDYELVIEKIKLLQTKAVEATEAEVASIESEITKYLDRLFPNHHVKFDAKPELDIEKAYTPFKTTADLLMGPKDGYLSGIANQGSGARRTLLWAALKYLSEAKDREGTRPHVLLLDEPEICLHPSAIREARAVLYDLPQTGNWQVMITSHSPIFIDLSKDNTTIIRVYRGEGNEVESTTLYRPTRAKLDDDDKKNLKMLNVCDPYVNEFFFGGRQIIVEGDTEYTAFSIIRDIYVDEYKDVQIIRARGKGIIPSLAKVLLQFSKQFTILHDTDSPLTAAGKGNPAWGMNGTIASVLKLDNAEGRVRLVACRTCFETALFGKESKDEKPYRAFVRIQNDAESAEKVKALLDYLLDASKPKPVNCLEWTAIEELDEVG, translated from the coding sequence ATGGCTAAGAAGTCAGCAGTATCCGAAGTTGTTTCGCTGATTGAAGAGGGCACCCCTCGTCCAAGACTACATAAACTCATCATTCAGAATTTTCGTTCAATCGGCTCAACTCCAGTTGAGATCGAACTGGATGACATAGTTGTGTTAGTTGGCGCCAATAACGCCGGAAAAAGTAGCATCTTGCGAGCCTACGAAATCGTGATGTCTCACGGGTCGTCTGCCGGCAAGCTGAACATCAACGACTTCCCAAATGGCATAGTAGAGAGGGAAGCGCTTCCGACCATTGAGCTTCAAACCATCGTGTTCAGTGATGCGCCAGGGGAACGCTGGCTTGGTGTCCAGGCCAACGGAGAATTCCTGATCCGCGAACGCTGGATCTGGGATAGTCCAACCAAAGATCCGATGCGACAGGGCTTCGATGTGCAGAAGGGGGATTGGGATGCCCAAGTGCCGTGGGGAGCTCCAAACGTGGCCAACGCCAAACGCCCACGCCCACATCGCATCGACGCGTTTGCTTCACCCGACGCTCAAGCGAATGAGATCATCAACCTAATCAGCTCCTTGCTTAAAGAGCGTGTTCAACAGATCAAGTCGGATCCCGCTCAGGCGTTATCTGACTACGAACTTGTGATTGAGAAGATCAAATTGCTCCAGACAAAAGCTGTGGAAGCGACTGAGGCAGAGGTTGCCTCCATCGAGTCTGAGATCACCAAGTATCTCGACCGCCTGTTCCCGAACCACCATGTGAAGTTTGATGCCAAACCTGAGTTGGACATCGAAAAGGCCTACACCCCATTCAAAACCACTGCCGATCTGTTGATGGGCCCAAAAGATGGTTACCTGTCAGGCATTGCCAACCAAGGTAGTGGTGCCCGTCGAACCTTGCTCTGGGCAGCCTTGAAATACCTGTCGGAGGCGAAGGATCGCGAGGGGACAAGGCCGCACGTCTTGCTGCTGGATGAACCTGAGATTTGCCTTCATCCCTCGGCCATCCGGGAGGCCAGAGCAGTGCTTTACGATCTGCCTCAGACAGGCAACTGGCAGGTGATGATTACTTCGCACTCACCAATCTTCATCGATCTGTCCAAGGACAATACCACCATTATTCGCGTGTACCGTGGCGAAGGTAACGAGGTGGAAAGTACTACCCTGTACAGACCTACCCGCGCCAAGCTGGACGATGACGATAAGAAAAACCTCAAGATGCTCAACGTATGTGATCCCTACGTGAACGAGTTTTTCTTCGGTGGGCGGCAGATCATTGTTGAAGGCGATACCGAGTACACGGCCTTCTCCATCATCAGGGACATATACGTTGACGAGTATAAGGACGTCCAGATCATCCGGGCTCGTGGCAAGGGGATTATCCCGTCCTTAGCGAAAGTCCTCCTGCAGTTCTCCAAGCAGTTTACGATCCTTCACGATACCGATTCTCCACTCACGGCAGCAGGTAAAGGCAATCCAGCTTGGGGAATGAATGGAACCATCGCCTCCGTGCTAAAGCTCGACAACGCAGAAGGACGCGTCAGGCTTGTTGCGTGTCGTACCTGCTTTGAGACGGCGTTGTTCGGAAAAGAGTCCAAGGACGAGAAGCCATATCGAGCTTTTGTCCGTATCCAAAACGATGCAGAGTCTGCAGAGAAGGTGAAGGCGCTATTGGATTATCTGCTAGACGCCTCTAAGCCAAAACCGGTTAATTGCCTTGAGTGGACAGCGATTGAAGAGCTGGATGAGGTCGGCTAG
- a CDS encoding IS481 family transposase has product MPWLERSTMSIRREFVLLAGQPQSNVRELCRRYGISPRTGYKWLARYREQGDAGLQDRSRRPLSSPGRSDPKLEQTVVQLHHRYPYWGARKLRSLLMTAAIDPPHHSTIDAILKRYDCHVLYHNEQSQAPANRRFEHPNPNDLWQIDFKGNVPLNDRRSPCCHPLTLLDDHSRFSLCLQACQGERLELVKPHLIEVFRQYGLPLRITADNGPPWGSNIAGGLSKLEVWLMRLGIEVSHSRPHHPQTQGKLERFHQTLKREVLHRAFSDLQHCQQVMSRWRDEYNHYRPHEALDQRPPIERYRPSPRNYPEQLPAIEYEPGDHVVNVRQTGQVYFKGLNVFVSGGLYGEKVAIRSTAEEGVYDVVFIRKTLRQIDLRQRAT; this is encoded by the coding sequence ATGCCGTGGCTGGAGCGAAGCACTATGTCGATAAGGCGAGAGTTTGTTCTGCTGGCGGGGCAGCCCCAAAGTAATGTGCGGGAGCTCTGTCGGCGGTATGGCATCAGTCCCAGAACTGGCTACAAGTGGCTGGCTCGGTACCGTGAGCAAGGCGATGCAGGCTTGCAGGATCGATCTCGGCGTCCTCTGAGCAGTCCAGGGCGTAGCGATCCGAAGCTGGAACAAACGGTGGTGCAATTGCACCACCGCTATCCCTATTGGGGCGCTCGCAAACTGCGAAGCTTGTTGATGACTGCAGCTATTGATCCGCCTCACCACAGCACCATCGACGCAATCCTCAAGCGCTACGATTGCCACGTCCTCTACCACAATGAACAGTCGCAAGCGCCGGCTAACCGCCGTTTCGAGCATCCCAACCCGAACGACCTCTGGCAGATCGACTTCAAGGGTAACGTCCCCCTCAATGATCGCCGTTCGCCTTGTTGTCATCCCTTGACCCTGCTGGACGATCACTCGCGCTTTTCGCTCTGCTTGCAAGCCTGCCAGGGAGAGCGACTGGAACTGGTCAAACCACATCTGATCGAGGTTTTCCGTCAGTACGGCTTGCCGCTGCGTATCACCGCCGACAATGGGCCGCCTTGGGGTTCGAATATTGCCGGTGGGCTATCGAAGCTGGAGGTTTGGCTGATGCGGCTGGGGATCGAAGTCAGCCATAGCCGACCTCATCATCCACAGACTCAGGGCAAGCTGGAGCGCTTCCACCAGACACTCAAACGCGAAGTGCTGCATCGCGCGTTCAGCGACTTGCAGCATTGTCAGCAAGTGATGAGCCGTTGGCGAGACGAGTACAACCATTACCGTCCGCATGAAGCACTTGATCAACGGCCGCCCATAGAGCGCTATCGGCCAAGTCCACGAAACTACCCGGAGCAACTGCCAGCCATCGAATATGAACCGGGAGATCACGTTGTAAACGTACGTCAGACCGGGCAGGTGTATTTCAAAGGGCTCAACGTCTTCGTAAGCGGAGGTCTGTATGGAGAGAAGGTCGCCATACGCTCAACCGCTGAAGAGGGTGTCTACGATGTGGTATTCATCCGCAAAACGCTGCGTCAAATAGACCTGAGGCAACGGGCAACATGA